The proteins below come from a single Maylandia zebra isolate NMK-2024a linkage group LG23, Mzebra_GT3a, whole genome shotgun sequence genomic window:
- the selp gene encoding P-selectin isoform X2 encodes MVAIQNQGETNFLNDLLPFNPKYYWIGIHRVAGLWTSVNTSQSVPEEAQNWASAEPDTIPRQDCVEIYIKRARDTAKWNNENCNKLKGAVCYTASCKHESCSAHADCVESIGSHICKCHPGFRGLRCEEAITCKPFPHPDQGSLRCSNPYGSNHLNSSCHFLCEVGFRLIGAPQLICQANGLWNHPVPLCQVAQCPNLKYTNFSASSMNCSHPIAAFSYNSTCEFSCDEGYELIGQNQIICDHTGQWTATVPVCTVRKCSPVFSPAMGHMTCVDPVEPFSYGSWCNFTCKEGYYLTGDKVLSCLTLGQWSKPTPTCTVVQCNSLQAPPHAYLQCHDPINKHSYTSICTVQCEEGFDLIGTNVTKCSSQGNWSHALPVCLAKKCTPISSPSHGSISCSDPNGSFSFGSVCTSTCDEGFLLNGTSSTECTSMGMWSTDIPPCLAKKCPTLNSPAHGSIICSDPHGEFSFGSRCTTTCDEGFILNGTAVTECTAMSNWSTDIPHCLANKCPTLNSPAHGSIICSDPHGEFSFGSHCTTTCDEGFVLNGTADTECTAMSNWSTDIPQCLARRCPTLNSPSHGSLVCSNPHREYSFASVCTSTCDEGFLLNGTSSTECTSMGMWSTDILPCLAKKCPTLNSPAHGSIICSDPHGKFSFGSHCTTTCDEGFVLNGTADTECTAMSNWSTDIPQCLARRCPTLNSPSHGSLVCSNPHREYSFASVCTSTCAEGFVLNGTAITECTSQGRWNRAVPHCLAERCPILTPPSHGTLDCSHSHGEFSFGSRCTSTCEDGFLLTGIPDTECTSAGTWSTEIPGCQARQCPLLAKSPQHGRMNCSHLNSPFSYGSQCDFKCNKGFWLKGRSSMMCNTSGHWNQDPPTCRPVQCKAIRAFSSDLSMNCSHPLGNFSFSSECVFSCKDGFTLNGTAVMLCSATGIWNDSLPSCTGMSIGTAMLLYTGAGAGIAVAILLLIGLTVLIMKQFKKTGNMITSDVPTWGERENPAFEF; translated from the exons ATGGTTGCCATTCAGAACCAAGGGGAGACCAATTTCCTCAATGATCTGCTACCATTTAATCCAAAATATTACTGGATAGGGATTCACAGAGTGGCTGGATTGTGGACCTCAGTAAACACCAGTCAGAGTGTACCTGAAGAGGCTCAAAACTGGGCATCAGCAGAGCCAGATACCATACCCCGTCAGGACTGTGTGGAGATATACATTAAGAGGGCGAGAGACACAGCCAAGTGGAACAATGAGAACTGCAATAAGTTGAAAGGAGCTGTCTGCTACACCG CCTCTTGCAAACATGAGTCATGTAGTGCTCATGCAGACTGTGTGGAAAGCATTGGAAGCCACATCTGCAAGTGCCATCCTGGTTTCCGAGGCCTACGCTGTGAAGAGG cgatCACATGCAAACCTTTTCCGCATCCAGATCAAGGGTCTCTCCGCTGTTCTAATCCCTATGGGTCTAATCATCTTAACTCTTCCTGCCATTTTCTCTGTGAAGTTGGATTTCGGTTAATAGGCGCGCCTCAACTGATTTGCCAAGCCAATGGGCTCTGGAACCACCCTGTTCCTCTGTGTCAAG TTGCACAgtgtccaaatttgaaatacACCAACTTCAGCGCGAGTAGCATGAACTGCAGCCACCCCATCGCAGCCTTCAGCTACAACTCAACCTGTGAGTTCAGTTGTGATGAAGGCTATGAACTGATTGGGCAGAACCAGATCATCTGTGACCACACTGGCCAATGGACAGCCACTGTTCCAGTCTGTACAG TGAGAAAATGCTCCCCAGTTTTCTCTCCTGCTATGGGCCACATGACCTGCGTTGACCCTGTGGAGCCTTTCTCTTATGGCTCATGGTGTAACTTCACCTGCAAGGAGGGTTACTATTTAACTGGGGACAAGGTACTCAGCTGTCTGACCTTGGGACAATGGAGCAAGCCTACACCTACATGTACAG TGGTACAGTGCAACAGTCTTCAGGCTCCACCTCATGCCTATCTGCAATGCCATGACCCTATAAACAAGCACAGCTACACCTCAATATGCACTGTTCAGTGTGAAGAAGGATTTGATCTAATTGGtacaaatgtgacaaaatgttctTCACAGGGTAACTGGAGTCATGCACTTCCTGTTTGCCTGG CTAAGAAATGTACTCCAATTAGTTCTCCTTCTCATGGCTCCATATCATGTTCTGACCCAAATGGTTCCTTCAGTTTTGGTTCTGTGTGCACATCAACATGTGATGAGGGCTTTCTGCTGAATGGGACGTCCAGCACTGAGTGCACCTCCATGGGCATGTGGAGTACAGACATTCCACCTTGCTTGG CTAAGAAATGCCCCACACTGAACTCTCCTGCTCACGGATCCATAATTTGCTCTGATCCTCATGGAGAGTTCAGTTTTGGTTCTCGTTGCACGACAACCTGTGATGAAGGTTTTATCTTAAATGGAACTGCTGTCACTGAGTGCACGGCTATGAGCAACTGGAGCACAGACATCCCACATTGCTTGG CTAATAAATGCCCCACACTGAACTCTCCTGCTCACGGATCCATAATTTGCTCTGATCCTCATGGAGAGTTCAGTTTTGGTTCTCATTGCACGACAACGTGTGATGAAGGATTTGTGCTGAATGGGACAGCTGACACCGAATGCACTGCTATGAGCAACTGGAGCACAGACATACCTCAATGTCTGG CTAGACGGTGTCCCACTCTGAACTCACCCTCTCATGGGTCCTTAGTCTGCTCTAATCCCCACAGAGAGTACAGTTTTGCTTCTGTGTGCACATCAACATGTGATGAGGGCTTTCTGCTGAATGGGACGTCCAGCACTGAGTGCACCTCCATGGGCATGTGGAGTACAGACATTCTACCTTGCTTGG CTAAGAAATGCCCCACACTGAACTCTCCTGCTCACGGATCCATAATTTGCTCAGATCCTCATGGAAAGTTCAGTTTTGGTTCTCATTGCACGACAACGTGTGATGAAGGATTTGTGCTGAATGGGACAGCTGACACCGAGTGCACGGCTATGAGCAACTGGAGCACAGACATACCTCAATGTCTGG CTAGACGGTGTCCCACTCTGAACTCACCCTCTCATGGGTCCTTAGTCTGCTCTAATCCCCACAGAGAGTACAGTTTTGCTTCTGTGTGCACATCAACATGTGCAGAAGGTTTTGTGCTAAATGGTACAGCTATCACAGAGTGCACATCTCAAGGCAGGTGGAACAGAGCTGTTCCCCATTGCTTAG CTGAAAGGTGTCCTATTCTCACTCCTCCTTCTCATGGGACTTTAGACTGCTCTCATTCTCATGGCGAGTTCAGTTTTGGCTCTAGGTGCACATCAACCTGTGAGGACGGCTTTCTGCTAACTGGAATTCCTGACACTGAATGCACCTCTGCGGGCACATGGAGCACAGAAATACCAGGCTGTCAGg CACGCCaatgccccctgctggccaaaTCACCACAGCATGGGAGGATGAACTGCAGCCATCTGAACTCTCCTTTCAGTTATGGCTCACAGTGTgactttaaatgtaataaagGTTTCTGGCTGAAAGGAAGATCTTCTATGATGTGCAACACCTCAGGCCACTGGAATCAGGATCCACCCACCTGTCGAC CTGTGCAGTGTAAGGCCATCCGTGCCTTCTCCTCAGACCTGTCTATGAATTGCTCTCATCCTCTGGGGAATTTCAGCTTTAGCTCTGAATGCGTTTTCAGCTGTAAAGATGGATTCACCCTCAATGGCACAGCAGTGATGCTTTGCTCTGCCACTGGGATCTGGAATGACAGCCTGCCCAGCTGCACAG GTATGTCGATAGGGACTGCCATGTTGCTGTACACTGGCGCAGGGGCGGGAATTGCTGTTGCGATACTTCTCCTGATAGGACTGACtgtgttgatcatgaaacaatTTAAGAAAACAG GAAATATGATCACTTCTGATGTCCCGACATGGGGTGAAAGAGAGAATCCAGCATTTGAGTTTTGA
- the selp gene encoding P-selectin isoform X1: protein MSGDVRQNSHCNALIATLIVFAVDLSSRKGGVQAWTYNYSTGPNQNWYEARKWCQKFFTDMVAIQNQGETNFLNDLLPFNPKYYWIGIHRVAGLWTSVNTSQSVPEEAQNWASAEPDTIPRQDCVEIYIKRARDTAKWNNENCNKLKGAVCYTASCKHESCSAHADCVESIGSHICKCHPGFRGLRCEEAITCKPFPHPDQGSLRCSNPYGSNHLNSSCHFLCEVGFRLIGAPQLICQANGLWNHPVPLCQVAQCPNLKYTNFSASSMNCSHPIAAFSYNSTCEFSCDEGYELIGQNQIICDHTGQWTATVPVCTVRKCSPVFSPAMGHMTCVDPVEPFSYGSWCNFTCKEGYYLTGDKVLSCLTLGQWSKPTPTCTVVQCNSLQAPPHAYLQCHDPINKHSYTSICTVQCEEGFDLIGTNVTKCSSQGNWSHALPVCLAKKCTPISSPSHGSISCSDPNGSFSFGSVCTSTCDEGFLLNGTSSTECTSMGMWSTDIPPCLAKKCPTLNSPAHGSIICSDPHGEFSFGSRCTTTCDEGFILNGTAVTECTAMSNWSTDIPHCLANKCPTLNSPAHGSIICSDPHGEFSFGSHCTTTCDEGFVLNGTADTECTAMSNWSTDIPQCLARRCPTLNSPSHGSLVCSNPHREYSFASVCTSTCDEGFLLNGTSSTECTSMGMWSTDILPCLAKKCPTLNSPAHGSIICSDPHGKFSFGSHCTTTCDEGFVLNGTADTECTAMSNWSTDIPQCLARRCPTLNSPSHGSLVCSNPHREYSFASVCTSTCAEGFVLNGTAITECTSQGRWNRAVPHCLAERCPILTPPSHGTLDCSHSHGEFSFGSRCTSTCEDGFLLTGIPDTECTSAGTWSTEIPGCQARQCPLLAKSPQHGRMNCSHLNSPFSYGSQCDFKCNKGFWLKGRSSMMCNTSGHWNQDPPTCRPVQCKAIRAFSSDLSMNCSHPLGNFSFSSECVFSCKDGFTLNGTAVMLCSATGIWNDSLPSCTGMSIGTAMLLYTGAGAGIAVAILLLIGLTVLIMKQFKKTGNMITSDVPTWGERENPAFEF, encoded by the exons ATGTCAGGTGATGTAAGACAAAACTCGCATTGTAACGCACTGATAGCTACACTGATTGTGTTTGCTGTAG ACTTGAGTAGTAGGAAAGGAGGTGTGCAAGCATGGACATACAACTACAGCACTGGTCCAAACCAGAACTGGTACGAGGCTCGCAAGTGGTGCCAGAAGTTCTTCACGGATATGGTTGCCATTCAGAACCAAGGGGAGACCAATTTCCTCAATGATCTGCTACCATTTAATCCAAAATATTACTGGATAGGGATTCACAGAGTGGCTGGATTGTGGACCTCAGTAAACACCAGTCAGAGTGTACCTGAAGAGGCTCAAAACTGGGCATCAGCAGAGCCAGATACCATACCCCGTCAGGACTGTGTGGAGATATACATTAAGAGGGCGAGAGACACAGCCAAGTGGAACAATGAGAACTGCAATAAGTTGAAAGGAGCTGTCTGCTACACCG CCTCTTGCAAACATGAGTCATGTAGTGCTCATGCAGACTGTGTGGAAAGCATTGGAAGCCACATCTGCAAGTGCCATCCTGGTTTCCGAGGCCTACGCTGTGAAGAGG cgatCACATGCAAACCTTTTCCGCATCCAGATCAAGGGTCTCTCCGCTGTTCTAATCCCTATGGGTCTAATCATCTTAACTCTTCCTGCCATTTTCTCTGTGAAGTTGGATTTCGGTTAATAGGCGCGCCTCAACTGATTTGCCAAGCCAATGGGCTCTGGAACCACCCTGTTCCTCTGTGTCAAG TTGCACAgtgtccaaatttgaaatacACCAACTTCAGCGCGAGTAGCATGAACTGCAGCCACCCCATCGCAGCCTTCAGCTACAACTCAACCTGTGAGTTCAGTTGTGATGAAGGCTATGAACTGATTGGGCAGAACCAGATCATCTGTGACCACACTGGCCAATGGACAGCCACTGTTCCAGTCTGTACAG TGAGAAAATGCTCCCCAGTTTTCTCTCCTGCTATGGGCCACATGACCTGCGTTGACCCTGTGGAGCCTTTCTCTTATGGCTCATGGTGTAACTTCACCTGCAAGGAGGGTTACTATTTAACTGGGGACAAGGTACTCAGCTGTCTGACCTTGGGACAATGGAGCAAGCCTACACCTACATGTACAG TGGTACAGTGCAACAGTCTTCAGGCTCCACCTCATGCCTATCTGCAATGCCATGACCCTATAAACAAGCACAGCTACACCTCAATATGCACTGTTCAGTGTGAAGAAGGATTTGATCTAATTGGtacaaatgtgacaaaatgttctTCACAGGGTAACTGGAGTCATGCACTTCCTGTTTGCCTGG CTAAGAAATGTACTCCAATTAGTTCTCCTTCTCATGGCTCCATATCATGTTCTGACCCAAATGGTTCCTTCAGTTTTGGTTCTGTGTGCACATCAACATGTGATGAGGGCTTTCTGCTGAATGGGACGTCCAGCACTGAGTGCACCTCCATGGGCATGTGGAGTACAGACATTCCACCTTGCTTGG CTAAGAAATGCCCCACACTGAACTCTCCTGCTCACGGATCCATAATTTGCTCTGATCCTCATGGAGAGTTCAGTTTTGGTTCTCGTTGCACGACAACCTGTGATGAAGGTTTTATCTTAAATGGAACTGCTGTCACTGAGTGCACGGCTATGAGCAACTGGAGCACAGACATCCCACATTGCTTGG CTAATAAATGCCCCACACTGAACTCTCCTGCTCACGGATCCATAATTTGCTCTGATCCTCATGGAGAGTTCAGTTTTGGTTCTCATTGCACGACAACGTGTGATGAAGGATTTGTGCTGAATGGGACAGCTGACACCGAATGCACTGCTATGAGCAACTGGAGCACAGACATACCTCAATGTCTGG CTAGACGGTGTCCCACTCTGAACTCACCCTCTCATGGGTCCTTAGTCTGCTCTAATCCCCACAGAGAGTACAGTTTTGCTTCTGTGTGCACATCAACATGTGATGAGGGCTTTCTGCTGAATGGGACGTCCAGCACTGAGTGCACCTCCATGGGCATGTGGAGTACAGACATTCTACCTTGCTTGG CTAAGAAATGCCCCACACTGAACTCTCCTGCTCACGGATCCATAATTTGCTCAGATCCTCATGGAAAGTTCAGTTTTGGTTCTCATTGCACGACAACGTGTGATGAAGGATTTGTGCTGAATGGGACAGCTGACACCGAGTGCACGGCTATGAGCAACTGGAGCACAGACATACCTCAATGTCTGG CTAGACGGTGTCCCACTCTGAACTCACCCTCTCATGGGTCCTTAGTCTGCTCTAATCCCCACAGAGAGTACAGTTTTGCTTCTGTGTGCACATCAACATGTGCAGAAGGTTTTGTGCTAAATGGTACAGCTATCACAGAGTGCACATCTCAAGGCAGGTGGAACAGAGCTGTTCCCCATTGCTTAG CTGAAAGGTGTCCTATTCTCACTCCTCCTTCTCATGGGACTTTAGACTGCTCTCATTCTCATGGCGAGTTCAGTTTTGGCTCTAGGTGCACATCAACCTGTGAGGACGGCTTTCTGCTAACTGGAATTCCTGACACTGAATGCACCTCTGCGGGCACATGGAGCACAGAAATACCAGGCTGTCAGg CACGCCaatgccccctgctggccaaaTCACCACAGCATGGGAGGATGAACTGCAGCCATCTGAACTCTCCTTTCAGTTATGGCTCACAGTGTgactttaaatgtaataaagGTTTCTGGCTGAAAGGAAGATCTTCTATGATGTGCAACACCTCAGGCCACTGGAATCAGGATCCACCCACCTGTCGAC CTGTGCAGTGTAAGGCCATCCGTGCCTTCTCCTCAGACCTGTCTATGAATTGCTCTCATCCTCTGGGGAATTTCAGCTTTAGCTCTGAATGCGTTTTCAGCTGTAAAGATGGATTCACCCTCAATGGCACAGCAGTGATGCTTTGCTCTGCCACTGGGATCTGGAATGACAGCCTGCCCAGCTGCACAG GTATGTCGATAGGGACTGCCATGTTGCTGTACACTGGCGCAGGGGCGGGAATTGCTGTTGCGATACTTCTCCTGATAGGACTGACtgtgttgatcatgaaacaatTTAAGAAAACAG GAAATATGATCACTTCTGATGTCCCGACATGGGGTGAAAGAGAGAATCCAGCATTTGAGTTTTGA
- the LOC101469853 gene encoding L-selectin produces the protein MKWTLILIFGSCLAETTLCWTYHYSNETMNWTQAREWCQKYFTDMVVIQNQAENDYLVSILPQKRSSPYFWIGITRNHMNESWIWIGNNSTWIGNNSWAPNEPNNVHATEFCVEIYTNTGENRGKWNDEKCSKSKYAACFKTQCNESSCERGRCQEAINSTTCLCERGFKGDRCQTPVECLPLSEPYNGYHSCSRGNQTFNTTCRLKCHPGFFINGSSFVTCEDTGDWSGPRLTCAAVECPPLPQTYNGSHNCSRGNQTFKTTCHFKCDPGFFVIGSPAVTCGETRVWSGPRPTCTSYKQALLALAGCGALSTFCCICFCCIKHRQRKKLSQERLPEEGSPPCDTQP, from the exons ATGAAGTGGACATTAATCCTCATCTTTG GTAGTTGCTTGGCTGAGACTACTCTGTGCTGGACGTATCACTACTCAAACGAGACAATGAACTGGACCCAGGCCAGAGAGTGGTGCCAGAAATATTTCACAGACATGGTGGTCATCCAAAACCAAGCGGAGAATGATTATCTGGTCTCCATCCTGCCACAGAAAAGAAGCTCCCCATATTTCTGGATTGGAATCACTAGAAACCATATGAATGAAAGCTGGATTTGGATTGGGAATAACAGCACGTGGATTGGTAACAATTCATGGGCACCAAATGAACCAAATAATGTCCATGCAACAGAGTTTTGTGTAGAGATCTACACTAACACAGGAGAAAATCGAGGGAAGTGGAACGATGAGAAATGTAGCAAATCAAAATATGCAGCGTGTTTTAAAA CCCAGTGCAATGAATCATCCTGTGAAAGAGGAAGATGCCAGGAGGCAATCAACAGTACAACCTGCCTCTGTGAACGTGGTTTTAAGGGAGACAGGTGCCAAACAC CTGTGGAATGCCTCCCTCTCTCTGAGCCTTATAATGGATACCATAGCTGCTCAAGAGGAAATCAAACCTTCAACACGACCTGTCGATTAAAGTGTCACCCTGGCTTCTTCATAAATGGCTCGTCATTTGTCACTTGTGAAGACACTGGGGACTGGAGTGGGCCAAGACTTACTTGTGCAG CTGTGGAGTGTCCCCCTCTACCTCAAACTTATAATGGATCCCATAACTGCTCCAGAGGAAATCAGACATTCAAGACAACCTGTCATTTTAAGTGTGACCCTGGCTTCTTCGTGATTGGCTCACCAGCCGTCACTTGTGGAGAGACCAGAGTCTGGAGTGGCCCAAGACCTACTTGTACAA GCTATAAACAGGCTTTGCTGGCTTTAGCTGGATGTGGAGCCCTCTCTACCTTCTGCTGCATCTGTTTTTGTTGcataaaacacagacaaa GAAAGAAACTTTCCCAAGAAAG GCTGCCCGAAGAAGGAAGTCCACCCTGTGATACACAACCGTAA